The sequence CGCGATCGGCACCAGCCTGCCTGAGCTGGTTGCATCGGTTGCAAGCGCCCTTAAAGGCGAAGCCGATATAGCACTCGGCAACGTTATCGGCTCCAACATGTTCAATCTGCTGGCCGTGCTGGCCATGCCAGGACTGATTCATCCGGGCATTTTTGCGCAAGAGGCGCTGCTGCGCGACTTCCCGATTATGCTCGGCTTCACTGTTGCCCTACTAATTGTCTCTCTCGGCTTCAAGGTGGGCGGAAAGATCAACCGGCTTGAGGGTGGCCTGCTAACGGCCGGTTTTTTCGCTTATCTCTACCTGCTCTACCTTCAGGCCTGATCCTCTTCGTCGAATGGCGGCTCCTTCAGTCTGAAACGGCTCAGCATCTCGTCAGTCAGCATCTGGTCACTGCCAAAGGTATCGGCGACCACCTCCGTGGCACCGACCTGATAAAGCTGGTAGAGGTGCATCTCCTTACGGGTACGCACAATGATCGGCAGGTCACGGTACAGCACGCGAACACGCGAGATAATCTTCATCGCCGTGTTGAAATCGATCATGCTTACCACCAGCGCCGATGCCCGCGCCAGGCCACATGCATGCAACAACTCAAGGCTGCCGGCATCGCCATAAGAGACCGACGGCTCTCTGCCGGCACCTTCCCCGACCAGATCCAGATCCAGATCTATCGCCATATATCGGATACCCTCTTCGCGCAGCATCTTTGCGGTATGCTGCCCTACCCTGCCGTAACCGCAGATGACCACGTGATGATTAAGACCGCGCGACTGATTCCTGATCCGCTCCTTGATCTCCTGACGGCTACGGGAGGCTGCACCCGGCAGCAGTTGAGCTGTGATACTGCCATTGTTGCGAATAATGAGGGGGGCCAGCGCCATGCTGAAGAGCATCGCCGCCAACATGGTCTGCCCCTCAACCGTATCAAGCAGCCCTCCATCCATAGCCAGAATAAGAATAGCGAACCCGAACTCGCCGCCATGGGCCAGAATTAATCCCGTACGCATCGCTACCGCACTGTTCCAGCCAGAGACACGACACAGGGCAGCGACCAGCAGCTGCTTGAACAGCATGAGTCCGACAAGGACCAGAAGAACAGCTGGCCATATCTCGGGCAGCATCCTGATATTCAGCATCATGCCTACGGTAATGAAAAACAGCCCCAGAAGCACATCGCGAAACGGCCTGATCTCCGACTCCACCTGATGGCGAAACTCGGTTTCGCTCAACATCACGCCGGCAAGAAAGGCCCCGAGAGCGAACGTCAGGCCGATCTGATGAGTGAGCCATGAAGAGCAGAGTACAACCAGCAACACCGTCAGCGTGAATACCTCAGCAGAGCGGAAACGTGCCACCTCGCGAAACAGCGGCTGCAGCACCCAGCGCCCGAGCACAAAAATCAGCCCCAGCACCAGCAACCCTTCTGCAAAGATGATAATCACGGTGAAAGGGGAGGGCTCTATGCCATCCCCACTCATAGTGGCAACAAGGATAAGGAATGGAACCACCATCATATCCTGAAACAGCAGGATACCAAGACTGTTGCGACCGTGACGGGTATGCAGCTCGACCTGATCTACCAGCTGTTTCGTCACTAGTGCGGTTGAGGACATGGCGACCACGCCGCCAAGCACCAGCGCACTCTCAAAGGAAATGCCAATATAATAGGCCACAGCCGTGGTAGCCGCGGATGTGACAAACACCTGCGCCCCACCAAGCCCCAGCACCGCCCCCTTCATGCGAATCAGCAGTGAAACAGAGAACTCAAGACCAATCGTAAAGAGCAGGAAAACCACACCAAATTCGGCAAATGTTTTGATATGCTCAACATCGGTGATCAATGCGAACCCGTAGGGACCAACCAGCAGCCCTGCCGCCAGATAACCGAGAATTGGAGGCAAGCCGAAACGCAGGAAGAGAACGAGAATAGAAACCGTCGCAAACAGGATCATTAGGGCTTCATTAAGATAGCTGTAATCCACGACTCCTCCTTGCGGTTTGTCTTGCCTGTGCCTTCCCACCCCTCGTAATCGAAATGATACACCCCTATCTTTAACGTATTGCAGAATCGACAAAACTGCAAGTTTATAAAAGGATATTCTTGACTTGCTGTTTATCGATCTCAGTCTCAATCCCGTTTTGAACACACACGATTCCGATATAAGCCATCCAGTGACCCTGCATAACCACGTCTTCCGTGGAGCCAACCGTCTGCGCGTCGCTCTGGTCGGCCAGCACAACAGCGGCAAGAGCACTATCTTCCATGCCGTTGCCAGTACCAGCTATCGCACAGGCAAGCTGGCCGGCACCCATAAACCCTATGCCGAATGTCCGGTTCAGATCGGTGTAGATGAGATACACCTGGTTGACCTGCCCGACCTACAATCGCTGCGCAATCTGTCCGGCGATGATCTTGAGGCACTGAAGTACCTTCTATGGGGAGATGCGCGTCCCCTGGTATCACGGCATGAGCGCTCTGAACCGCCGGTCCCATTTTCCAGACCGGATGTGCTGGTCTATGTCATTGATGCCAGTGCTCTACAGCAGAGCCTTGAACTCGCGCTTGAATTACCGGAGCTGGGACTGCCGGTAGTCGTGGCGCTAAATATGATGGATGAAGCACACCGTAAAGGTGTCGAGATCGACATTGAGGGGCTTGCAGAAAAGCTCGGAGTACCTGTCATTCCTACTGTTGCCCTCAAGGGCCACGGCCTGACCGAGCTGTTTAACAAGGTGTTAAACTGTGCCCGCAAACGCAGCTGTCCGCTGCCGCAATCGCCCAATCCCCATATCATGGAGTGGGCCTCAAAGATGCAGCACAATGTGGATCTGCCCGAAATCCAGAATGCTTTCGCTATGCCTAAAAACCAGCTGACAATGCACCTGCTGGAGGCGGACAGCTACTTCATGCATGAACTGGAAAGCCATTTCCCGGATGCGCTTGCCAAGGTCAAGGCGCTGCAGAATGAGGCGCTGGAGGAACTTCCCCGCGCCCTTTCTGAAGAGGTTGAGGCAGACCGGCATCACCGTGCCGCCTGCCTGTTTGAAAGCGTTGCCAAACTTATGCACAAGCCGAAGGTCAGCTGGGAGGAGCGACTGGACATGCTCTTCCTACACCCCAGTTGGGGGCTGGTCGGGTCACTCACCGTTTTTGCGGCGGTGCTGTTCATGGTGTTTGAGGTCAGCACCACACTGGATGCGATGTCGGCTGCCCGACTCGCCGATATGGTATCCAGCTGGCAGCCGGATACAGCTGCAGGTGTGGTTGGTCGGGCAGTCATTGATGGCCTGATCGGACTGGTCGGCATTGTTGTCCCCTACATGCTACCGCTGCTGCTGATGCTCGTCGCACTGGAGGAGTCCGGCATCATGCATCGCATTGCCTTTGTCGTGGACCGCTTTTTTCATGCTATCGGCCTGCACGGCAAAGTGGCTGTACCATTCCTACTGGGGCTTGGCTGCAACGTGCCCGGTATTGCTGCCACCAAGGGACTGACCAGCGGTCGCGATCGCGTCGTCTCATCCTTGCTCATCACCTTCGTCCCCTGCTCGGCCCGTTCAGCAATCGTGCTGGCACTGGGGGCAAAATATCTTGGTGTCATGGGGGTTTTCCTACTGTTCGCACTGAGCTTGCTGGTAATTGCGATTCTCGGCCGCCTGCTCTCGCACCGTTACCCTGAGATCAGCCCCGGTATTATTCAGGAGATCCCAAGTTATGCATGGCCGAAGTGGCGTCCACTGCTGCACTCCACATGGAACCGTTCCAGCGACATTCTTACCATCGTCACGCCGCTTCTCGTCGGCGGCAGCGTAATCCTTGCCCTGCTGCAGTATTTCGGCGCCGATGCCTGGATCAATACTGCACTTGCTCCGATTACCTACTGGATGCTGGGGCTGCCGGTTGTTCTCGGTGTTCCGATCCTGTTTGGCGTTCTGCGAAAAGAGCTCTCCCTGGTGATGATCTATCAGGCGCTCGGCACCTTCGAAGTGGGGCTGGCGATGGACTGGATCCAGATCACCACCTTCCTCGTCTTCCTGCTCTTTTATATTCCCTGCATCTCCACCTTCGCGGTGATGCTGAAGGTGATTGGCAGAAAGGAGGCGCTCTTCTCTATCGCCCTCTCTATCGGCGTTGCTCTGATCACCGCAGTGGTTGTCCGACTCTCCCTAAGCGGAATCGAAAACCTTCTCTAAACAGACTCCGCCGACAGCATAGCCCATTCATGTATTAATTGAGTTCAGGTGGCAGCAAGGGTGGTTGACCATGTTTTTCTCGCATTTTATTGACTGCATTAAGAATCAGTGGGCGCCCGATAATCCAGCACTCCAGTCTGTATTTTCCGGGATAGTTCATGATCATCAGGCCAAACAGGATGCAAAGCAGCCCCTGCCCAGGCGTGAACAGCATGATAAAGCCTGCCACAAGCAGAATCGCACCGAGCATATTCTTAAGAATCACCAGCATCAGCTTCACCAGTGGATGGCGCAGGTCACCGTCCAGCTTGTGGCGGTTATGATGGTGAAAATAGTCGGCAGGTATTCTGGCGACGATAAACGGAATCGAGGCCAGACTGATGACAAACATCGCGATCGAGCCAACCGCAATCCAGAGGCCGTAGGCATCGAAGAACGCCTTTCCTTGTGTAATCAGCTCTTCCATATTTCTCCTTAACCGCCCCGCTTTGAAATGGTAAATTCGGTTACGCGATAGAAAGCCGAAAAGATATCCGTGTGCGACGTAACCCTCACCTCTTTTTCGTACGCCTCCCCCAGTTCATTGAGAAGAGCCCCGATATCCTCGTGCCAGAAACTCTCCAGGAAAGGCTCAAGTTGGGTCGTCAGCCAACGGATGGGGAGAAAGCGATAGAGCCAGTGATGCTTTGGCAAAGCTCCATACTCGGTCACCAATAGCACCCCGCCATCGCCGAGCACACGCATACATTCGGCGAGCGTGTTTCTTCTCGCCTCAGGCGGCATCTCATGCAACAGAAAAAAGAGCACTATGGTTGAAAAGCTGTTCGTTTTATAACCCAGCGCTTCGGCATTCATGCGGGTAATGCCGAGTTTCTGTCCGGTTTCAACCTTACTGGCCGCCAGCGAAAGCTGCACGTCGGCCACATCGGTGATGTGCAGCGACGATGGCTGCACCTGCCGAATCAGGTTGGGCGTTAAGGAGCCGTAAACACAGGTAAGCTGCAGCACGCGATCCAGCGGAGCCTCTTTTAACCGCTCCAGCGTAGCGTTCATCAGATTTTTGTACTGGCCGAAGAGAATCGCATTGATGATTGGCTGGTGATCGAAGAGCCATACCGATTTTGGCCAGAGGTAGGCCCACCAGTAGTGGCGCACCAGGTAGATGGGCATGCCATCAAGAAAGTGGCGGTAGAATTTAAACACTGTCGGAATACTTAACTAAACCCAGTCATTCGTCAGCCCTGACCCTGATCTTCTGGCATAAGGTGGCCAAAGCGACTGTAGTACCACTTCAGAATAAACGGCGGAAGTATGGTAGTGGCAGCAATGGTAATAATCATGACCGCATAGAGGGTGTTATCGAAGACTCCGGAGACACGGCCCAACTCGGCAAATATCAACCCCACCTCGGCACGCGGAATCATTGCAAGGCCAACTACCCATCGGAAATGGAGCGGTTCATCGATCATAAATGCGCCGGCAAGCTTGCTGGCCATTGCCAGCACGATAAACACGAAACTCATCATTAATACAGAGGCTGAACCCCAGTCGACCTCCTGCAGGTTGAGCGACAACCCCACAGTAACAAAGAAGATCGGCGTAAATAGCTGGATAATCGGCTTCATCGACTCATCAATGCGGCGAACAAATTTTCCATCGGACTGGAACACCTTGGAAAGGGCAACGCCAAAAGGGAGGAAGAAACGGCGAGAGAGGGCAAGGCCCGCTGCAAAACCGCCAAGCAGCGCAGGTGCCCCGACAAGATGGGCGAGCCAGGCAAAAAATAGCACCAGTGATACGATGGTGGTTGGGATTAATCCTGTAATGCGGCTCTGGCTGTCGAAGCGACCGATCGTTTCCGCCATGATCTTGGCCACCACTGGCGCGAGAATCATGAAGATGGCGATAAATGCAAGAACCTTACTGGCATTCGCCAAGCTGATGCCGCCATAAACTGAGAATTCGTAAAGCAGTGCCAATAGTACTACGCCCATTACATCATCAAGCACTGCTGCCCCCAGCACTACCTGTGCCTCCTGGGAATGTTGCCGATTAAGGTCGCGAAGTACGCGCACCGTCACGCCGATACTGGTAGCTGTAAGGGTGCCACCAACAAATAGAGAGAGAAGCATAGAGAGGTCAAAAACCAGATAGGCAAGGATAAAACCGCCGACAAATGGAGCGACAAAACCACCGAGCGCCACAACCACCGCCTTGCTTCCACGGTTCGCCAACCGGGAGATATCGGTATCAAGCCCCACCTCAAAGAGCAAGAGAATCAGCCCAATCTCGGCCAGTGTCTGAATGATATCATTGAGCCCTACCCAGCCCAGCAGGCTGGGACCGAGAACAATGCCGGCCAGCATCTCCCCCATTACCGGAGGTATCTTCAGCCACGCAGCCAGTTCGCCAAAGGTTCTGGCTACGATAAGGATCAGAACCAGTGAGAGGAAAAAGTCACTCGCTTCCACGGCTATTTTTCCCCTACCATCGCATGTTTCATCGAGCTGTTTTCACTGAAAGTGACCAGTTCTTATTTCTCACATTCAAAGCGATCATCTCCTCTTCCAGGGGTCTATCCAGTCAGCATAGGAGGCCATTTGCTCATGGCGGCTGCCTACTTCTTATCATAGTGCAAACAGCACGTTAACGACACCCAGCAGTAACCTTGTCGTTTAAACCATGCCTATAGCAAATGATGCTTGCTGAAAAAGAGATGTACTGCTTTGGACTTAAGCCTTAAGCGAGCTGAAAGCGACATGCATTACCTGTAAGAGAATAAGAACTTTTTTGCATAACCCAGAGCTACCATTAGATGCAGATCAGTCGTAATGTTTCACAGTTCCTTGCGTCGTTTCGCCTGCTTCGGAAGCAGCAGTGAAATCAGTGCCGCGACCAGCACAAATCCAGCTGACCACCACAAGCAGCCGCTTAACCCCTGACTCTGGTAGACCCAGCCGGATAACACCGTACCTGCCAGCCGTCCTCCGGCATTAGCCATATAGTAGAAGCCGACATTCATCGAAACATGCTCACGTTCCGACCATGAGACGATCAGATAGGAGTGAACCGCTGAATTGATAGCAAAAACAATTCCGAACAAGGCCAGACCAACGACAATCACACTCTGAAGATCCCACTCCTGCCCCATGGCCAGCGCGATGGCTATTGGAACCGCTGCCAGAGTAAAGGCTGTGCCTGCCACCATACCTCCATCCGGATTTGATGATGTTACTCTGCGTAGAATGGATGGCGCACTGCCCTGCACAAAGCCGTAGCCGATTACCCACAAAGCAAAGAAGGACCCCACCTCAGTAAAGCTCCAGCCAAGCTCGGCGTAGAGGAAAACGGGAAGACCAACCACAAACCAGACATCACGTGCCCCGAAAAGGAAAAAGCGGGCCGCAGATAAGCGGTTCACCTGAGGAGACTTGGAAAAGACCTGCGAGAACTTCGGCTTGGATGAGGATTTGCCCAACTCACCCGGTAACAGACTCCAGGTGATAACCAACGCCAGCAGAAGCAGTGCCGAGAGTGCGAAGAGTGCACCGCGGAACTCAAGCCATGCCAACAGCAGCGCACCGATAAAGAAGCCGGCACCTTTCAGCGCATTCTTCGAGCCAGTCAGGACAGCCACCCAACGGAACAGCTTCTTCTCCGACTTATCAGGTAGGAACAGTTTCACGCCTGCCTTCGCACTCATCTTGTTCAGATCTTTGGCAATACCTGAAAATGCCTGTGCCGCCATCACATAACCCACCGACAGCCATGCCTCGGGCACGGCAAGTGCCATCAAGGCACCGATCTGCATGATCATGCCAATATTCATGCAGCGATTCAGACCGATGCGAGCACCTAGCCAGCCGCCAATGAGATTGGTGACAATGCCGAAGAACTCATAGAAGAGAAACAGCATCGCAATCTCAAGCGGGCTATAACCCAGTTGATGGAAATAGAGCACCACCAGCATGCGTATCGCACCATCGGTAATGGTGAATGCCCAGTAGCCACCTGTGACGGTCAGGTAATGGCGAAAACCCTGATTCACGACAGGGGCCTAATCAAAGTGAGTCAGCCACCTTAGCGGTCAACTCCATCATGCGGTTCACATATCCCCACTCGTTATCGTACCAGATGTAGAGTTTCACCTGCGTACCATTGATCACCATGGTACTCGGCGCATCAATGATCGATGAACGGGCATCATTGGTATAATCAACCGAAACTAGGGGGCGCTCCTCATATCCGAGAATACCTTTCAACGCATTCTCAGATGCCTCTCGAAACAGCTCATTGATCTCTTCGGCTGTCACCTCACGCTCCACTTCAAGCACAAGGTCGG comes from Mariprofundus aestuarium and encodes:
- a CDS encoding cation:proton antiporter encodes the protein MEASDFFLSLVLILIVARTFGELAAWLKIPPVMGEMLAGIVLGPSLLGWVGLNDIIQTLAEIGLILLLFEVGLDTDISRLANRGSKAVVVALGGFVAPFVGGFILAYLVFDLSMLLSLFVGGTLTATSIGVTVRVLRDLNRQHSQEAQVVLGAAVLDDVMGVVLLALLYEFSVYGGISLANASKVLAFIAIFMILAPVVAKIMAETIGRFDSQSRITGLIPTTIVSLVLFFAWLAHLVGAPALLGGFAAGLALSRRFFLPFGVALSKVFQSDGKFVRRIDESMKPIIQLFTPIFFVTVGLSLNLQEVDWGSASVLMMSFVFIVLAMASKLAGAFMIDEPLHFRWVVGLAMIPRAEVGLIFAELGRVSGVFDNTLYAVMIITIAATTILPPFILKWYYSRFGHLMPEDQGQG
- the arsJ gene encoding organoarsenical effux MFS transporter ArsJ; translated protein: MNQGFRHYLTVTGGYWAFTITDGAIRMLVVLYFHQLGYSPLEIAMLFLFYEFFGIVTNLIGGWLGARIGLNRCMNIGMIMQIGALMALAVPEAWLSVGYVMAAQAFSGIAKDLNKMSAKAGVKLFLPDKSEKKLFRWVAVLTGSKNALKGAGFFIGALLLAWLEFRGALFALSALLLLALVITWSLLPGELGKSSSKPKFSQVFSKSPQVNRLSAARFFLFGARDVWFVVGLPVFLYAELGWSFTEVGSFFALWVIGYGFVQGSAPSILRRVTSSNPDGGMVAGTAFTLAAVPIAIALAMGQEWDLQSVIVVGLALFGIVFAINSAVHSYLIVSWSEREHVSMNVGFYYMANAGGRLAGTVLSGWVYQSQGLSGCLWWSAGFVLVAALISLLLPKQAKRRKEL
- a CDS encoding PGPGW domain-containing protein; amino-acid sequence: MEELITQGKAFFDAYGLWIAVGSIAMFVISLASIPFIVARIPADYFHHHNRHKLDGDLRHPLVKLMLVILKNMLGAILLVAGFIMLFTPGQGLLCILFGLMIMNYPGKYRLECWIIGRPLILNAVNKMREKHGQPPLLPPELN
- a CDS encoding cation:proton antiporter, with translation MDYSYLNEALMILFATVSILVLFLRFGLPPILGYLAAGLLVGPYGFALITDVEHIKTFAEFGVVFLLFTIGLEFSVSLLIRMKGAVLGLGGAQVFVTSAATTAVAYYIGISFESALVLGGVVAMSSTALVTKQLVDQVELHTRHGRNSLGILLFQDMMVVPFLILVATMSGDGIEPSPFTVIIIFAEGLLVLGLIFVLGRWVLQPLFREVARFRSAEVFTLTVLLVVLCSSWLTHQIGLTFALGAFLAGVMLSETEFRHQVESEIRPFRDVLLGLFFITVGMMLNIRMLPEIWPAVLLVLVGLMLFKQLLVAALCRVSGWNSAVAMRTGLILAHGGEFGFAILILAMDGGLLDTVEGQTMLAAMLFSMALAPLIIRNNGSITAQLLPGAASRSRQEIKERIRNQSRGLNHHVVICGYGRVGQHTAKMLREEGIRYMAIDLDLDLVGEGAGREPSVSYGDAGSLELLHACGLARASALVVSMIDFNTAMKIISRVRVLYRDLPIIVRTRKEMHLYQLYQVGATEVVADTFGSDQMLTDEMLSRFRLKEPPFDEEDQA
- the rquA gene encoding rhodoquinone biosynthesis methyltransferase RquA gives rise to the protein MFKFYRHFLDGMPIYLVRHYWWAYLWPKSVWLFDHQPIINAILFGQYKNLMNATLERLKEAPLDRVLQLTCVYGSLTPNLIRQVQPSSLHITDVADVQLSLAASKVETGQKLGITRMNAEALGYKTNSFSTIVLFFLLHEMPPEARRNTLAECMRVLGDGGVLLVTEYGALPKHHWLYRFLPIRWLTTQLEPFLESFWHEDIGALLNELGEAYEKEVRVTSHTDIFSAFYRVTEFTISKRGG
- the feoB gene encoding ferrous iron transport protein B; protein product: MNTHDSDISHPVTLHNHVFRGANRLRVALVGQHNSGKSTIFHAVASTSYRTGKLAGTHKPYAECPVQIGVDEIHLVDLPDLQSLRNLSGDDLEALKYLLWGDARPLVSRHERSEPPVPFSRPDVLVYVIDASALQQSLELALELPELGLPVVVALNMMDEAHRKGVEIDIEGLAEKLGVPVIPTVALKGHGLTELFNKVLNCARKRSCPLPQSPNPHIMEWASKMQHNVDLPEIQNAFAMPKNQLTMHLLEADSYFMHELESHFPDALAKVKALQNEALEELPRALSEEVEADRHHRAACLFESVAKLMHKPKVSWEERLDMLFLHPSWGLVGSLTVFAAVLFMVFEVSTTLDAMSAARLADMVSSWQPDTAAGVVGRAVIDGLIGLVGIVVPYMLPLLLMLVALEESGIMHRIAFVVDRFFHAIGLHGKVAVPFLLGLGCNVPGIAATKGLTSGRDRVVSSLLITFVPCSARSAIVLALGAKYLGVMGVFLLFALSLLVIAILGRLLSHRYPEISPGIIQEIPSYAWPKWRPLLHSTWNRSSDILTIVTPLLVGGSVILALLQYFGADAWINTALAPITYWMLGLPVVLGVPILFGVLRKELSLVMIYQALGTFEVGLAMDWIQITTFLVFLLFYIPCISTFAVMLKVIGRKEALFSIALSIGVALITAVVVRLSLSGIENLL